In Streptococcus parasuis, the following proteins share a genomic window:
- a CDS encoding AI-2E family transporter: MNSKLKEQLILLIFAGLVLLTVLNWSTVYSGILTVLGSMNSLLIGGLLAFILNVPMKKIEDLIEKVSFLKKSKRALAILSVLIAFILIVTGLVLIVLPTLVTTLSELVSVSSTAVPKSINALTSFLQSYGLLSGQIGEQVSSLLDQLKNLTFVSSLVAPILSGLVSNVTGIFSNTMTLVMAFFFTLAILGSKEHLLSMTQKLLQAILPTKAVKVVNYIGEVIIDTYDRFLMSQIVEACIIGVLVFVSYSVSGIPYASMAGILAGVLSFVPYIGPFSACLISALFVAVQNPLLALWSIVLFQIIQLIEGNVIYPRVVGQSVGLPTVFTLAAALIGGNLFGLLGMIFFTPIFAVVYRLVKEWVYSRLKMKNQIVEGK, translated from the coding sequence ATGAATTCGAAATTGAAAGAGCAGTTGATTTTGCTCATTTTTGCTGGGCTGGTCTTATTAACAGTTTTAAATTGGTCAACAGTTTATAGCGGAATCTTAACGGTACTTGGGAGCATGAACTCACTTCTTATTGGTGGACTTCTTGCCTTTATATTAAATGTTCCAATGAAAAAAATAGAGGACTTGATTGAAAAAGTTTCTTTTTTAAAAAAATCCAAGCGAGCTCTTGCCATCTTGAGTGTACTCATTGCGTTCATCTTAATTGTCACAGGACTGGTTCTTATTGTTCTACCAACGCTTGTAACAACTTTATCGGAATTAGTTTCTGTTAGTAGTACAGCCGTTCCAAAATCGATCAATGCTTTAACATCATTTTTACAGTCTTATGGTCTGCTATCTGGTCAGATAGGCGAACAAGTTTCGAGTCTATTGGATCAATTGAAGAATTTGACCTTTGTATCCAGTCTCGTGGCGCCGATACTTTCTGGACTTGTCTCAAATGTGACAGGGATTTTCTCGAACACAATGACCTTAGTCATGGCTTTCTTCTTTACCTTAGCCATTTTGGGTAGCAAGGAACATTTACTATCTATGACACAAAAATTATTACAAGCTATCCTACCAACTAAAGCCGTCAAGGTAGTCAATTATATTGGAGAAGTGATTATTGATACCTACGATCGATTCTTGATGAGTCAGATTGTAGAAGCGTGTATCATCGGGGTTTTGGTATTTGTAAGTTACTCTGTTTCAGGAATCCCTTATGCAAGCATGGCTGGAATTTTAGCAGGTGTATTGTCCTTTGTGCCCTATATTGGTCCATTTTCAGCATGTCTAATCAGTGCTCTCTTTGTTGCTGTTCAAAATCCATTGCTGGCTCTGTGGTCTATTGTACTTTTCCAAATCATACAATTAATCGAAGGAAATGTGATATACCCCCGTGTTGTCGGGCAGTCTGTAGGACTTCCTACTGTATTTACTTTGGCAGCAGCATTGATAGGTGGTAATTTATTTGGTCTGTTAGGTATGATCTTCTTCACACCGATCTTTGCAGTTGTTTATCGATTGGTAAAAGAATGGGTATATAGTCGATTGAAGATGAAAAATCAGATTGTTGAAGGAAAGTGA
- the nrdR gene encoding transcriptional regulator NrdR produces the protein MRCPKCHSLKSSVIDSRQAEDGNTIRRRRSCDQCGQRFTTYERIEEKTLVVVKKDGTREQFSREKIFNGIIRSAQKRPVSTSDIDEVVNRVEQKVRSISDAEIESDVIGNFVMEELVELDEITYVRFASVYRSFKDVGELENLLKQMISKGSKVKTGIKDEAK, from the coding sequence ATGCGTTGTCCAAAATGTCATAGTTTAAAATCAAGTGTAATAGACAGCCGTCAAGCAGAAGATGGCAACACAATTCGTCGTCGTCGCTCGTGTGACCAATGTGGTCAACGTTTTACCACATATGAACGGATTGAGGAAAAAACCTTAGTTGTAGTTAAAAAAGATGGTACCAGAGAACAATTTTCTCGCGAAAAAATCTTTAATGGAATCATTCGTTCTGCCCAAAAGCGTCCTGTATCAACCAGTGATATCGACGAAGTGGTTAACCGCGTAGAACAAAAGGTCCGCTCAATTAGTGATGCTGAAATTGAAAGTGACGTAATTGGTAATTTTGTGATGGAAGAATTGGTTGAATTAGATGAAATTACCTATGTACGTTTTGCTTCAGTCTATCGTTCGTTCAAGGATGTTGGTGAATTAGAAAATCTGCTCAAACAGATGATTTCGAAGGGGAGCAAGGTAAAAACGGGAATAAAAGATGAAGCCAAATGA
- a CDS encoding replication initiation/membrane attachment protein, which translates to MKPNDLFTYIKTNAFIPDVVSLSQCYQPIIGFDALALYYYFYSFSDQGQGRYKWASILNHMDFGMNRLEKALDVLTAMELLELYRADELTGIAVQAPLTVKNFLTKPLYKNLLAKKIGEASVDSLLVHIPKQEQNISKNFSQVFTMDGQIPLTFEPNRDFDWSAFKALMAKDKLHFQDETEDIIALSYIAEQAGWTWLETYRQAKTTAIGQTISTKRLQQSRQSLPKEKIDLTGQEKAIVREAKSKSSLVFLSILKDQRKATITMAERKCLTDLANIGLLDEVINILVLYTFNKVDSANLNEKYAMKLGNDFSYKGIGSAEAAVVYLRDLKSSQSQSKPKQETKTNVPEWSKEEVQQEQTQEGQAKLAALYRELEEMENKGGS; encoded by the coding sequence ATGAAGCCAAATGATTTATTTACCTATATAAAAACAAATGCCTTCATTCCAGATGTTGTCAGTTTGAGTCAATGTTACCAACCCATCATTGGGTTTGATGCTTTAGCGCTTTATTATTACTTTTATAGTTTTTCCGACCAGGGGCAAGGACGTTATAAATGGGCTTCGATTCTCAACCATATGGATTTTGGTATGAATCGATTGGAAAAGGCCTTAGATGTCTTGACAGCCATGGAACTTTTGGAACTCTATCGTGCGGATGAGTTGACTGGAATAGCTGTACAGGCTCCTTTAACTGTAAAAAACTTTTTAACCAAGCCCTTGTATAAGAATTTGTTGGCTAAAAAGATTGGGGAAGCTAGTGTGGATAGCTTACTGGTCCATATTCCAAAACAGGAACAAAATATTTCCAAGAATTTTTCACAAGTGTTTACAATGGATGGACAGATTCCTCTTACTTTTGAACCCAATCGTGATTTTGATTGGTCAGCATTTAAAGCTCTGATGGCTAAAGATAAATTGCATTTTCAAGATGAAACTGAGGATATTATCGCACTTAGTTACATAGCAGAGCAGGCAGGTTGGACCTGGTTGGAAACCTATCGTCAGGCTAAAACAACAGCTATTGGACAGACGATTTCAACCAAACGATTGCAGCAGTCACGTCAGTCATTGCCAAAAGAAAAAATCGACCTCACTGGCCAGGAAAAAGCTATTGTTCGGGAAGCGAAATCGAAATCCAGTCTTGTATTTCTGTCTATCTTAAAGGATCAGCGCAAAGCAACTATAACCATGGCTGAGCGGAAATGCTTAACGGATTTGGCAAACATAGGGTTGCTTGATGAGGTGATTAATATCTTGGTTCTCTATACTTTCAATAAGGTTGACTCTGCCAATCTCAATGAAAAGTATGCAATGAAGCTTGGAAATGATTTTTCTTACAAGGGAATTGGCAGTGCAGAGGCGGCTGTTGTCTATCTCAGGGATTTGAAGTCCAGCCAATCACAAAGCAAACCAAAACAAGAAACAAAAACCAATGTACCTGAGTGGAGTAAGGAAGAGGTTCAACAAGAACAAACACAAGAAGGTCAAGCCAAGTTGGCGGCTCTTTATCGTGAGTTAGAAGAAATGGAAAATAAAGGAGGTAGCTGA
- the dnaI gene encoding primosomal protein DnaI: MKSVQDKLSQATNPSPKSYQQLYQEIVSDAEVAAFIKKEGLTQKEITLSISKFLEYISQRDLFVKQDEAYIAKGYQPVLVMNEGYADVSYLETEELVEYRRLEAIKNRIQLINMPASLKNVTVADIDKNDENRVEVMLAITDFVKRFEEKPKGLYIYGNFGIGKSYLMAYLANLLSKTHLQSTTMLHYPTFVVDIKNAIKDGSVKERIDEIKMAQVLVLDDIGAEQHSPWVRDDVLQVILQYRMQENLPTFFTSNFSFDDLERHFASGKSGDETWQAKRVMERIRYLARDLHLKGNNRR; encoded by the coding sequence ATGAAATCAGTTCAAGATAAGTTGTCGCAGGCAACAAACCCAAGCCCAAAATCTTATCAGCAACTCTATCAAGAGATAGTGAGTGATGCTGAAGTTGCTGCCTTTATTAAGAAAGAAGGGTTGACTCAAAAGGAGATAACCCTGTCCATTTCCAAATTTTTGGAATATATTAGCCAGCGTGATTTGTTTGTAAAACAAGATGAGGCCTATATCGCCAAAGGTTACCAACCTGTTTTGGTCATGAATGAAGGCTATGCGGATGTTTCCTATCTCGAAACAGAGGAATTGGTCGAATACCGTCGTTTGGAAGCTATCAAGAATCGAATTCAGCTTATCAATATGCCGGCAAGTTTGAAAAATGTCACTGTGGCAGATATTGATAAGAATGATGAAAATCGTGTGGAAGTCATGCTAGCCATTACGGATTTTGTCAAACGCTTTGAAGAAAAACCAAAAGGTCTTTATATCTATGGTAACTTTGGTATTGGTAAAAGCTATTTGATGGCCTATTTAGCCAATTTGTTATCAAAAACCCATCTTCAATCAACCACCATGCTCCATTATCCAACCTTTGTTGTCGATATAAAAAATGCCATCAAAGATGGTTCTGTCAAGGAGCGAATTGACGAAATCAAGATGGCTCAAGTCTTGGTATTAGACGATATCGGAGCGGAACAACATAGCCCGTGGGTGCGAGATGATGTTTTACAGGTCATTCTTCAGTACCGTATGCAGGAAAATCTGCCGACCTTCTTTACTTCCAATTTCTCCTTTGATGATTTGGAACGTCATTTTGCATCTGGCAAGTCTGGTGATGAGACCTGGCAGGCCAAGCGGGTTATGGAGCGGATTCGTTATTTAGCACGTGATTTACATTTGAAAGGAAATAACCGCCGATGA
- a CDS encoding nitroreductase family protein has product MNETIDLMLNHSSVRRFTEEPLVAEDLEAIIAAGRAASSWKNFQSYSIVVVQTEAKKQALYDLVPQPAILQAQAILVFVGDHNRASKAAVLHGSDFDAKGPENLLISSVDASLAGQNTLLAAESLGYGGVFIGLIRHKALAIAELFNLPDYTYPIFCIALGRPAQHHPVKPRLAKEAIVFHKEYVEQGVEAIETYDLVQTEYAGARQTETWSERLIAQFGQPEQPETRAVLEKNKLL; this is encoded by the coding sequence ATGAATGAAACGATTGATTTAATGTTGAACCATAGCTCTGTTCGTCGTTTTACAGAGGAGCCTCTTGTAGCAGAAGATCTTGAAGCAATCATCGCAGCTGGTAGAGCTGCCTCTAGCTGGAAGAATTTCCAGTCCTATTCCATTGTTGTCGTCCAAACAGAAGCGAAAAAACAAGCACTATATGACTTGGTACCACAGCCTGCCATTCTACAAGCTCAGGCAATTCTTGTTTTTGTGGGGGACCACAATCGTGCCAGCAAGGCGGCGGTGCTTCATGGTTCAGACTTTGATGCCAAAGGACCAGAGAATCTCCTGATTTCATCAGTTGATGCTTCCTTGGCCGGTCAGAATACCTTATTAGCGGCAGAAAGCTTGGGCTACGGCGGAGTGTTTATTGGACTGATTCGCCATAAGGCTTTAGCAATAGCGGAGCTGTTCAATTTGCCGGATTATACCTATCCCATTTTCTGTATTGCTCTAGGGCGGCCTGCTCAGCATCATCCAGTTAAACCACGTTTGGCAAAAGAAGCTATTGTTTTCCATAAAGAATATGTAGAACAAGGCGTGGAAGCAATTGAAACATATGACTTAGTACAGACTGAATATGCAGGAGCTCGCCAAACAGAAACCTGGTCTGAGCGCCTAATTGCTCAATTTGGTCAGCCAGAGCAGCCTGAAACGAGGGCTGTATTAGAAAAAAATAAACTATTGTAA
- the der gene encoding ribosome biogenesis GTPase Der, translating to MALPTIAIVGRPNVGKSTLFNRIAGERISIVEDVEGVTRDRIYATGEWLNRKFSLIDTGGIDDVDAPFMEQIKHQAEIAMDEADVIVFVVSGKEGVTDADEYVSRILYKTNKPVILVVNKVDNPEMRNDIYDFYSLGLGDPYPVSSVHGIGTGDVLDAIIENLPAQEAEENPDIIKFSLIGRPNVGKSSLINAILGEERVIASPVAGTTRDAIDTHFTDPEGQEFTMIDTAGMRKSGKVYENTEKYSVMRAMRAIERSDVILMVINAEEGIREYDKRIAGFAHEAGKGMIIVVNKWDTLEKDNHTMKQWEDDIRDQFQYLSYAPIIFVSALTKQRLNKLPEMIKAISESQNTRIPSAVLNDVIMDAIAINPTPTDKGKRLKIFYATQVATKPPTFVVFVNEEELMHFSYMRFLENQIRKAFVFEGTPIHLIARKRK from the coding sequence ATGGCTCTACCAACTATTGCCATCGTTGGACGTCCCAATGTTGGTAAATCAACCTTATTTAACCGTATTGCGGGGGAACGCATTTCTATCGTAGAAGACGTGGAAGGTGTGACCCGTGATCGTATTTATGCTACTGGTGAGTGGCTGAATCGTAAGTTTTCCTTGATTGATACAGGCGGTATTGATGATGTGGATGCACCTTTCATGGAGCAAATCAAGCATCAGGCTGAGATTGCCATGGATGAAGCGGACGTTATCGTCTTTGTCGTATCAGGCAAAGAAGGTGTGACGGATGCTGACGAGTATGTATCGCGTATCCTTTATAAGACAAACAAACCAGTTATTTTGGTTGTCAATAAAGTTGATAACCCTGAAATGCGTAATGACATCTACGATTTCTATTCACTCGGTCTTGGCGATCCTTATCCAGTATCTTCTGTACATGGTATCGGAACAGGGGATGTCCTGGACGCTATCATTGAAAACCTACCAGCTCAGGAAGCAGAAGAAAATCCAGATATTATCAAGTTCAGCTTGATTGGTCGTCCAAACGTTGGTAAATCCAGCTTGATTAACGCTATTTTGGGTGAAGAGCGCGTGATTGCGTCGCCTGTTGCTGGAACGACTCGTGATGCCATTGATACGCACTTTACAGACCCAGAAGGTCAAGAATTTACCATGATTGATACCGCAGGGATGCGCAAGTCTGGTAAGGTCTATGAAAATACGGAGAAATACTCTGTTATGCGTGCCATGCGTGCCATTGAACGTTCGGATGTCATATTAATGGTCATCAATGCTGAAGAGGGTATTCGTGAGTATGACAAACGCATCGCAGGTTTTGCCCATGAAGCTGGCAAGGGAATGATTATCGTGGTCAACAAGTGGGATACGCTTGAAAAAGACAACCATACCATGAAACAGTGGGAAGACGACATTCGTGACCAATTCCAATACTTGTCTTATGCACCAATTATCTTTGTATCGGCTTTAACAAAACAACGTTTGAATAAGTTGCCTGAGATGATCAAGGCTATTAGTGAAAGCCAGAATACTCGTATTCCATCGGCTGTTCTCAACGATGTCATCATGGATGCCATTGCTATCAATCCAACACCGACTGATAAGGGGAAACGCCTCAAGATTTTCTACGCGACACAGGTTGCGACCAAGCCACCGACATTTGTGGTCTTTGTCAATGAAGAAGAACTCATGCATTTTTCTTACATGCGTTTCTTGGAAAATCAAATCCGTAAGGCCTTTGTCTTTGAAGGAACACCGATTCATTTAATCGCTAGAAAGCGGAAGTAA
- a CDS encoding MFS transporter — translation MISIPIWRLFFLLLAISAFYFIFYEDSQYKPFGFRYWLGLVACLWVTFATFISYFIAFTCGSTMVYNRFEQPTVLLFIFILLFAIGLSFLSLHAIKTLVRRTKYYRQVRKEE, via the coding sequence ATGATATCAATTCCAATATGGCGATTATTCTTTCTATTGCTTGCAATCTCAGCTTTCTATTTTATTTTCTATGAAGACAGTCAGTATAAACCTTTCGGCTTTCGGTATTGGCTGGGTCTGGTAGCCTGTCTTTGGGTTACTTTTGCGACCTTTATTTCCTATTTTATTGCTTTTACATGTGGTTCCACCATGGTCTATAATCGATTTGAACAGCCTACGGTTTTGCTTTTCATCTTCATTTTGTTATTTGCAATTGGCCTTAGCTTCCTATCCCTACATGCAATTAAAACCCTTGTCCGACGAACAAAGTATTACCGACAGGTCAGAAAGGAAGAATAG
- a CDS encoding DEAD/DEAH box helicase, whose translation MGRMMPGRIRQEGIDLYEAGQLTVLQSKNGKMELDIAGEHFVYGDEDSDLQCSCQLFQSKGYCQHLAATEYFLKNDTSGKDISQSMKEEGDEHKETVRRTYFGGLFLDEILRPKPEMGIKYQLSVEGSLLPFDRQIDWTLKISRLPDSRSYIVRDIGAFLRLVKVNGYYQIGKNYYELVAYENFDEPSQALLDFLWNLVPEKVGLDSDILIHFGRHFRLPQAYFEEGLELLNQLAVFEFSYQQQSYRSMNVFPLSEDAGLFHFDVTVHTHMIEMVIHEKSYRQLFQGRFLLVDGIVYSVNRWQENLIRHLSELVPTESGHKKVQVDFSDQDRLALSLLDLQTIGSVSAPKRFRIYDFKPEFYIKMEADGRLCLQLLLNFGGRMVSSEEELALLPFASHFQHLEAVFQTIHLAGFHGTYKAYRASLSQTELYPFFRQQVPALQKMGKVVLSDDIQDLLIEAKPQIEVTRNGSLLDISFDLSGVDPIEIDQAIQALLNQEDYYTSTSGKVLVFDEDTKKISQTLINLRARHNQTGQLQVHALAGYQLSQSFANFEQVQFTKEFLEMATYLAQPERFPLPELRVTTPLRDYQQIGVKWLSMLDTYGFGGILADDMGLGKTLQTISFLTSRLSEDSKVLILAPSSLIYNWLEECNRFAPELDVAVVHGTREQREEIIANRKQILVTSYPSFRQDVELYKQERFDYLILDEAQVMKNAQSKIAQLLREFEVGNCFALSGTPIENHLTELWSIFQIVLPGLLPNKQAFSKMTAKELARTIQPFVLRRHKEDVLRELPDLIEVNVLNELTDEQKTVYLAQLQQMQSQVLGATDAQINRSKIEILSGITRLRQICDTPSLFLDSYKGESGKLNSLRELLIQLKEGNRRVLIFSQFRNMLEQIESQLEEIGLTSYTLTGSTPANQRQEMTQAFNAGSRDAFLISLKAGGVGLNLTGADTVILVDLWWNPAVEAQAISRAHRMGQTEMVECYRLITRGTIEEKILELQENKRNLVKTVLDGNESRSQLTAEDIREILGIQ comes from the coding sequence ATGGGTCGTATGATGCCGGGGCGGATTCGCCAAGAAGGAATTGATTTATACGAGGCTGGACAATTGACAGTTCTTCAAAGTAAGAATGGCAAAATGGAGCTTGATATTGCCGGAGAACACTTTGTGTATGGAGATGAGGATAGCGATTTACAATGTAGCTGTCAATTATTTCAGAGCAAGGGTTATTGCCAACATTTAGCTGCCACGGAGTATTTCTTGAAAAATGATACGTCGGGCAAGGATATAAGTCAATCCATGAAAGAAGAGGGGGATGAACATAAAGAAACCGTTCGTCGAACCTATTTTGGTGGTCTGTTTTTAGATGAGATTCTTCGTCCAAAGCCAGAAATGGGGATTAAGTATCAGTTATCTGTGGAAGGAAGTTTGTTGCCTTTTGATCGTCAGATTGATTGGACTTTGAAAATTTCCCGTCTGCCAGATAGTCGTTCTTATATTGTAAGAGATATTGGTGCATTTTTGCGTCTGGTAAAGGTTAATGGTTATTACCAAATTGGGAAAAATTATTATGAGCTGGTTGCGTATGAAAATTTTGATGAGCCTAGTCAGGCTTTGTTAGATTTTCTATGGAATTTGGTACCAGAGAAAGTTGGATTGGACTCAGATATTCTCATACATTTTGGAAGACATTTTCGCTTACCTCAGGCCTATTTTGAAGAAGGGCTGGAATTGCTGAACCAGCTAGCTGTATTTGAATTTTCGTATCAGCAGCAATCTTATCGTTCTATGAACGTTTTTCCATTGAGTGAAGATGCAGGTTTGTTTCACTTTGATGTAACGGTCCACACGCACATGATTGAAATGGTCATTCATGAGAAATCTTATCGACAGCTATTTCAAGGGCGTTTTCTATTGGTGGATGGGATTGTTTATAGTGTCAATCGCTGGCAAGAAAATCTGATTCGCCATCTATCAGAATTAGTCCCAACTGAATCTGGCCATAAAAAAGTTCAAGTTGATTTCAGCGATCAAGATCGACTGGCACTGAGTTTATTAGATTTGCAAACGATTGGTAGTGTGTCAGCTCCAAAACGGTTTAGGATATATGATTTTAAGCCAGAGTTTTACATTAAGATGGAAGCAGATGGTCGTCTATGTTTGCAATTGCTGTTAAACTTTGGTGGTAGAATGGTAAGCAGTGAAGAGGAATTAGCTCTATTACCATTTGCGAGCCATTTCCAACACTTGGAGGCTGTTTTTCAAACAATCCATCTGGCTGGTTTTCATGGAACCTATAAGGCTTATAGGGCTTCGCTTAGTCAAACAGAGTTATATCCTTTTTTCCGTCAGCAAGTACCAGCTTTGCAAAAAATGGGGAAAGTGGTCTTATCAGATGATATTCAAGATTTACTCATTGAAGCTAAGCCACAAATAGAGGTGACTCGTAATGGTTCACTTTTGGATATTTCTTTTGATTTGTCCGGAGTTGATCCGATTGAAATTGATCAGGCCATTCAGGCTTTATTAAATCAAGAAGACTATTATACTAGTACCAGTGGAAAGGTCTTAGTCTTTGATGAAGACACAAAGAAAATTAGTCAAACTCTTATTAACTTACGAGCCCGCCACAATCAAACTGGACAACTTCAGGTCCATGCTTTAGCGGGATACCAATTGTCTCAATCTTTTGCAAACTTTGAACAAGTCCAATTTACGAAAGAGTTTTTAGAAATGGCAACCTATCTCGCTCAGCCAGAACGTTTCCCACTTCCTGAATTGAGAGTCACTACCCCGCTTAGAGATTATCAACAGATTGGTGTTAAATGGTTATCTATGTTAGATACTTATGGTTTTGGAGGGATTCTAGCTGATGATATGGGATTAGGAAAGACCTTACAAACCATCTCTTTTTTGACTAGTCGACTAAGTGAAGACTCAAAAGTATTGATATTAGCACCTTCCAGTCTCATTTATAATTGGTTAGAGGAGTGTAACAGATTTGCACCTGAACTTGATGTGGCTGTTGTTCATGGTACCAGAGAACAACGTGAAGAGATTATTGCAAATAGAAAGCAAATTTTAGTGACATCTTATCCGTCCTTTAGGCAGGATGTAGAGCTATACAAGCAGGAGCGATTTGATTACCTCATTTTGGATGAGGCTCAGGTCATGAAAAATGCCCAATCAAAAATTGCCCAATTACTTCGTGAATTTGAAGTAGGGAACTGTTTTGCCTTATCTGGAACACCGATCGAAAATCACTTAACAGAATTATGGTCTATTTTCCAAATCGTTCTTCCAGGATTGCTACCCAATAAGCAAGCCTTTAGTAAGATGACAGCTAAAGAATTAGCTCGAACTATACAACCATTTGTGTTGAGGCGTCATAAAGAAGATGTTCTCAGAGAGTTACCAGATTTAATTGAAGTCAATGTTCTGAATGAATTAACTGATGAACAAAAGACAGTTTATTTAGCACAACTTCAACAAATGCAATCACAAGTTCTTGGTGCAACTGATGCGCAAATTAATCGAAGTAAAATCGAAATACTGTCGGGAATCACTCGATTAAGGCAAATTTGCGATACTCCAAGCCTATTTTTGGATTCCTACAAGGGGGAAAGTGGCAAGTTAAATAGTTTGAGAGAATTATTAATTCAATTAAAAGAAGGGAATCGGCGAGTTCTTATTTTTTCTCAGTTTCGAAATATGTTAGAGCAAATTGAGTCTCAACTGGAAGAAATTGGATTGACATCCTATACCTTAACTGGCTCAACTCCTGCAAATCAACGACAGGAAATGACTCAAGCATTTAATGCAGGTAGTCGAGATGCCTTTCTTATTTCATTGAAAGCAGGCGGTGTTGGCCTGAATTTAACAGGAGCTGATACAGTCATATTGGTAGACTTATGGTGGAATCCAGCTGTTGAAGCACAAGCCATCAGTCGTGCCCACAGAATGGGTCAAACAGAGATGGTTGAATGTTACCGATTGATTACTCGTGGGACTATTGAAGAAAAAATTCTAGAGCTACAAGAGAATAAAAGAAATCTTGTAAAGACAGTACTTGATGGAAATGAAAGCCGCTCACAATTAACTGCAGAGGATATCCGCGAGATTTTAGGAATCCAATAG
- the murC gene encoding UDP-N-acetylmuramate--L-alanine ligase → MSKVYHFIGIKGSGMSALALMLHQMGHKVQGSDVEKYYFTQRGLEQAGIPILPFDEKNITADVELIAGNAFRPDNNVEIAFADEHGYTYKRYHEFLGEFMKGFTSLGVAGAHGKTSTTGLLAHVMRNITDTSFLIGDGTGRGSANAQYFVFESDEYERHFAPYNPEYSIITNIDFDHPDYFTSLEDVFNAFNDYAKQVKKGLFVYGEDEQLRRITANAPIFYYGLKENNDFIAYDLKPSTTGSQFKVRHGEEELGEFQIPTFGKHNVMNATAVIATLYVAGFDLQLVAEHLKTFGGVKRRFTEKVVNNTVIIDDFAHHPTEIIATIDAARQKYPSKELVAIFQPHTFTRTIALLDEFADALNGADAVYLAQIYGSARETDNGQVKVEDLAAKINKKGGLVTVENTSPLLDHDNAVYVFMGAGDIQSYEYSFERLLSNLTNNVQ, encoded by the coding sequence ATGTCTAAAGTCTATCATTTTATTGGAATAAAAGGGTCTGGTATGAGTGCGCTCGCTTTGATGTTACATCAAATGGGGCACAAGGTACAGGGGAGTGATGTAGAAAAGTATTACTTTACTCAAAGAGGGCTGGAACAAGCTGGCATTCCAATCTTGCCATTTGATGAAAAAAACATCACAGCGGATGTTGAATTAATTGCAGGTAACGCCTTCCGTCCAGACAATAATGTTGAAATCGCATTTGCTGATGAACATGGATATACCTATAAACGCTACCATGAATTCTTGGGCGAATTTATGAAAGGCTTTACAAGTCTTGGTGTTGCAGGAGCCCATGGTAAGACCTCAACAACAGGGCTCTTAGCGCATGTTATGCGTAATATTACGGATACATCGTTTCTAATTGGTGATGGTACTGGCCGTGGTTCAGCAAATGCACAGTATTTTGTATTTGAGTCAGATGAATATGAACGTCATTTTGCACCCTACAATCCGGAATATAGCATCATCACAAATATTGACTTTGACCACCCAGATTACTTTACAAGTCTTGAAGATGTATTTAACGCTTTCAATGATTATGCAAAACAGGTTAAAAAAGGTCTCTTTGTATATGGTGAAGACGAGCAACTCCGAAGAATTACTGCAAATGCTCCCATCTTTTACTATGGTTTAAAGGAAAACAATGATTTTATTGCCTATGACCTCAAACCTTCTACTACAGGATCACAGTTTAAGGTGCGTCACGGTGAGGAAGAGTTGGGTGAATTCCAAATTCCGACATTTGGTAAGCATAATGTGATGAATGCAACAGCTGTTATTGCTACCCTCTATGTCGCTGGTTTCGATTTGCAGTTGGTTGCAGAGCATTTGAAGACTTTTGGTGGTGTAAAACGTCGCTTCACTGAAAAAGTGGTCAATAACACAGTCATTATTGATGACTTTGCTCACCATCCAACTGAAATCATTGCGACGATTGATGCCGCTCGTCAAAAATATCCTAGTAAAGAATTGGTTGCCATTTTCCAACCACATACCTTTACTCGCACCATTGCCCTCTTGGATGAATTTGCAGATGCTTTGAATGGTGCTGATGCAGTATACCTTGCTCAAATTTATGGTTCAGCACGTGAAACAGATAATGGTCAAGTTAAGGTAGAAGATTTGGCAGCTAAAATCAATAAAAAAGGTGGCTTAGTTACTGTTGAAAATACATCACCACTGTTGGATCATGACAACGCAGTCTATGTATTTATGGGAGCAGGGGACATTCAGTCATATGAGTACTCATTTGAAAGACTTTTGTCCAACCTTACAAATAATGTTCAATAA